DNA sequence from the Pseudoglutamicibacter cumminsii genome:
TGGATCACCGATCCCATGCACGGCAACACCGTCACCAGCTCAAACGGCTACAAGACCCGGCGTGTAGAAGACGTTATGGATGAAGTTAAAGGCTTCTTCGAGGTGCACCAATCCCTCGGAACAGTCCCGGGTGGCCTGCACATCGAAATGACCGGCGACGATGTCGCCGAATGCCTCGGCGGCGCAGACCCGATCCGCGAAGACCAATTCGATGACCTCTACGAGACCGTATGCGACCCGCGGCTGAACCACTCACAATCGCTAGAGCTCGCGTTCCAGGTAGCCAACGGGCTTGCACACCACTGAACGGAACTAGCAGGATCGAAACACGAAACGGGAAGAAACCAAGGAACCACCATGAGCGAGAAGAACGCTACGAGCAACCTCAACGTCGGCCCATACGCCCTGTTTGACCGCGACGAGGATCCTAACGACCTCATCAGTGGCTTCTGGCGGGCAGACTATGCGCCGAACACGCTGCCAGAGCGGCTCGTCATGGCTTTCCTCGGCCCTACCGTAGACGAATTCGCTCACGAACGCGGCTGGGAATGCCGCGTTGAGCTCGACTCGATCACGCGCGACTACCCGTACTGGGTAACCGAACACAATGGGGTTGAAGTTGCCGTTGTGCTGGCTCCGCTCGGTGCATCCGCCGCAACGCAGAACCTTGAGTTCGGCATGGCGCTGGGCGTCAACAAGGTCTTCGCCGTAGGTAGTTGCGGTGCCCTGGACACTCAAGAAGAGAACGTGTTCTTCATTCCTGAGCGAGCACTGCGTGATGAAGGCACGAGCTTCAAGTACCTGCCGGCCGAGGACTGGATCGACCTTGACCCCGCCGGAATCGAAGCTGCGGAAGCCGCACTTTCCGCCCAGGGGCGTGCGGGGGAGCGAGTCACCGTATGGACGACCGACGGCTTCCTGCGCGAAACCCCAGCGATCATCGAACGCCGCCGTGCGGCAGGATGCGACGTCGTGGACATGGAATGCTCTGCGCTCGCCGCTGTATCGCGTTTCCGCGGCGCAACCTACGGGCAGTTGCTCTACACCGCTGACTCTCTTGCTGACCTGGACAAGCACGACCCGCGCGGATGGGGTAAAGCCTCGCGCGGCATCGCGCTCGACCTCGCGATCGAGGCCGCGAGCCGGCTCTAGTCTTCGGCGTCGGTTGGCGTCGGGGACGCGCGCCAGGCCGGCTCTAAACCACGCCGGCTCTAGACAACACCGATCGTGATGGTTGAGCCACGCTTGGCCATCTGACCTGCACCTGGGTCCTGCTTCACTACGCTGTCGATAACCGTGCCGAAGCTGCCCTCGTCAACAGCGACCTTGAAGCCGGCTTCCTCGAGGATCCGCGTCGCTTCGTCGCGGCTCTTGAACTTCACGTTCGGAACCTCAACAACATCGGGTCCTTTAGAGACGATGATTTCGATCTCGCTGCCGCGCTTGACCTCCTCGCCGCCTTCCGGCGCGCTACGGATCACGTTGCCTTCGCGGTATGTGTCAGAGAACTCTGGCTCGCCCTCAACCACGGTGAAGCCAGCGGCTTTGAGCAAGTCTTTCGCGTCGCTCACGCTACGTCCGCGGACCTGCGGCACCTCGACCGGGGCAGGACCGGAAGACAACACGACATCGACGGCTGAACCTTCAGCGATCTGAGCCCCGATCTGCTCGGATTGCTCAATCACGAGTCCAGCTTTCGCCTCGTCGTGTCGTTCGCTCACATCGCCGAGCTTGAGCTTCGCTTTCTTGAGCTGAGCTTCGGCGGCATCACGGTCTAGACCGTTGAGGTTAGGCACGCTGATCATCCGAGGCCCGCGCGAAATCACCAAGTTCACACCTTGGTATCGGCGGACCGTGTCACCGGCTTTTGGGTCGCTGGATATGACCTTCCCT
Encoded proteins:
- a CDS encoding nucleoside phosphorylase; translation: MSEKNATSNLNVGPYALFDRDEDPNDLISGFWRADYAPNTLPERLVMAFLGPTVDEFAHERGWECRVELDSITRDYPYWVTEHNGVEVAVVLAPLGASAATQNLEFGMALGVNKVFAVGSCGALDTQEENVFFIPERALRDEGTSFKYLPAEDWIDLDPAGIEAAEAALSAQGRAGERVTVWTTDGFLRETPAIIERRRAAGCDVVDMECSALAAVSRFRGATYGQLLYTADSLADLDKHDPRGWGKASRGIALDLAIEAASRL